The proteins below are encoded in one region of Aedes aegypti strain LVP_AGWG unplaced genomic scaffold, AaegL5.0 Primary Assembly AGWG_AaegL5_hic_scaff_1229_PBJ_arrow, whole genome shotgun sequence:
- the LOC110680362 gene encoding box A-binding factor-like isoform X1, which translates to MKGGKSERQRERVSSLIKRTGSSVVLRAWCDGTDSTYDVAAAAFKLPVVVSPQASAQHSDNSSSSSSARQRQQIEHSTIDSEASASHEETKEVSESENATSKHSDNEAVSATVRDKTDTLSTELAPGVVGGSGHTSDSMIYSTIRTNEEHVNTPSVITSSSKQLQESAQKYESYVNANHQLGSPPRYSTLHPLISPSLHQQVSYFNYAAQEPSFNSWPCDLSYKASSDIGRHHHVQHAESDERELNHHHQHQQREVYCSSANNHHSHDSHSHQHPDHSNLNLNINPISSESSAMRSSLLAFCPPYGSSLAQHGGEELQHHQSSHAHQHGSAIDEVIADTLKDESCNIVDHYLTLSGAGVDMGHPGPSGADMADDSPQHQHHELHDLKDYSAAVYHNNNDKSVINFNHHHHNHHQQQQQNAHNNGNSSGGESRSPSGYSHDELDSSLTNLTQLINVPRASDTSTSAVVAVATAAAAASASMYQSSPVHDHTAAVALMQHGTSIYDTLHGAGIPSR; encoded by the exons ATGAAAGGGGGAAAATCGGAGAGGCAGAGAGAAAGAGTGAGCTCTTTAATTAAACGGACTGGCAGTAGTGTGGTGCTCAGAGCTTGGTGCG ACGGGACCGATTCTACGTATGATGTGGCTGCGGCTGCCTTCAAGTTACCAGTTGTTGTGTCACCGCAAGCCAGTGCGCAGCATAGCGATaacagcagcagtagcagctCGGCCAGACAACGACAGCAGATTGAACATTCTACGATCGATAGTGAGGCGAGCGCATCGCACGAAGAGACCAAGGAAGTTAGTGAAAGTGAAAACGCAACTAGTAAACATTCCGATAACGAGGCGGTCAGTGCAACGGTAAGAGATAAGACCGATACGTTATCAACAGAGCTCGCGCCCGGTGTTGTAGGTGGTAGCGGCCACACAAGTGATTCTATGATTTATTCAACGATAAGAACAAACGAGGAGCATGTAAACACTCCTTCGGTGATAACGTCTAGTTCTAAACAGTTGCAAGAAAGTGCACAGAAGTACGAATCATATGTTAACGCGAATCATCAGCTGGGATCCCCACCGCGATACTCCACGTTGCATCCGTTGATAAGTCCAAGCTTGCATCAACAGGTGAGTTATTTCAACTACGCGGCGCAGGAACCGTCGTTCAACAGTTGGCCCTGCGATCTTTCGTACAAGGCTAGTAGTGATATTGGACGACATCACCACGTTCAGCATGCGGAGAGTGATGAACGCGAATTGAACCATCATCACCAACACCAGCAAAGAGAAGTGTACTGCAGCAGTGCTAATAATCATCATTCGCACGATTCGCATTCTCACCAGCATCCAGaccattcaaatttaaatttgaatatcaATCCAATTAGTAGCGAATCGTCAGCCATGAGGAGTAGTCTGTTGGCGTTTTGTCCGCCGTATGGCTCGTCGTTAGCGCAGCATGGTGGTGAAGAATTGCAACACCACCAATCGAGCCATGCTCATCAGCATGGATCTGCAATCGATGAAGTGATTGCGGATACCTTGAAGGATGAAAGCTGCAATATTGTGGATCACTATCTAACTCTCAGTGGTGCGGGTGTTGATATGGGGCACCCAGGGCCTTCGGGAGCAGATATGGCAGACGATTCGCCGCAGCATCAGCATCATGAGCTGCACGATTTGAAGGACTACAGTGCTGCGGTTTATCATAACAACAATGATAAGAGTGTGATCAATTTCAACCATCATCACCATAATCaccatcagcagcagcagcagaacgCACACAACAATGGCAACAGCAGTGGCGGCGAATCGCGTAGTCCTTCGGGCTATTCACACGATGAGCTGGACAGCAGTCTAACGAATTTGACTCAGTTGATCAACGTACCTCGCGCAAGTGATACCAGCACTTCAGCGGTGGTGGCAGTGGCGACGGCGGCTGCAGCAGCTTCGGCCAGTATGTACCAATCTTCACCGGTGCACGACCACACGGCGGCCGTAGCCCTGATGCAGCATGGGACCAGCATCTACGATACGCTGCATGGAGCGGGTATCCCTAGCAGGTGA
- the LOC110680362 gene encoding box A-binding factor-like isoform X2, protein MLLFGFALCLKENYGTDSTYDVAAAAFKLPVVVSPQASAQHSDNSSSSSSARQRQQIEHSTIDSEASASHEETKEVSESENATSKHSDNEAVSATVRDKTDTLSTELAPGVVGGSGHTSDSMIYSTIRTNEEHVNTPSVITSSSKQLQESAQKYESYVNANHQLGSPPRYSTLHPLISPSLHQQVSYFNYAAQEPSFNSWPCDLSYKASSDIGRHHHVQHAESDERELNHHHQHQQREVYCSSANNHHSHDSHSHQHPDHSNLNLNINPISSESSAMRSSLLAFCPPYGSSLAQHGGEELQHHQSSHAHQHGSAIDEVIADTLKDESCNIVDHYLTLSGAGVDMGHPGPSGADMADDSPQHQHHELHDLKDYSAAVYHNNNDKSVINFNHHHHNHHQQQQQNAHNNGNSSGGESRSPSGYSHDELDSSLTNLTQLINVPRASDTSTSAVVAVATAAAAASASMYQSSPVHDHTAAVALMQHGTSIYDTLHGAGIPSR, encoded by the exons ATGTTGTTGTTTGGCTTTGCGTTATGCTTGAAGGAGAATT ACGGGACCGATTCTACGTATGATGTGGCTGCGGCTGCCTTCAAGTTACCAGTTGTTGTGTCACCGCAAGCCAGTGCGCAGCATAGCGATaacagcagcagtagcagctCGGCCAGACAACGACAGCAGATTGAACATTCTACGATCGATAGTGAGGCGAGCGCATCGCACGAAGAGACCAAGGAAGTTAGTGAAAGTGAAAACGCAACTAGTAAACATTCCGATAACGAGGCGGTCAGTGCAACGGTAAGAGATAAGACCGATACGTTATCAACAGAGCTCGCGCCCGGTGTTGTAGGTGGTAGCGGCCACACAAGTGATTCTATGATTTATTCAACGATAAGAACAAACGAGGAGCATGTAAACACTCCTTCGGTGATAACGTCTAGTTCTAAACAGTTGCAAGAAAGTGCACAGAAGTACGAATCATATGTTAACGCGAATCATCAGCTGGGATCCCCACCGCGATACTCCACGTTGCATCCGTTGATAAGTCCAAGCTTGCATCAACAGGTGAGTTATTTCAACTACGCGGCGCAGGAACCGTCGTTCAACAGTTGGCCCTGCGATCTTTCGTACAAGGCTAGTAGTGATATTGGACGACATCACCACGTTCAGCATGCGGAGAGTGATGAACGCGAATTGAACCATCATCACCAACACCAGCAAAGAGAAGTGTACTGCAGCAGTGCTAATAATCATCATTCGCACGATTCGCATTCTCACCAGCATCCAGaccattcaaatttaaatttgaatatcaATCCAATTAGTAGCGAATCGTCAGCCATGAGGAGTAGTCTGTTGGCGTTTTGTCCGCCGTATGGCTCGTCGTTAGCGCAGCATGGTGGTGAAGAATTGCAACACCACCAATCGAGCCATGCTCATCAGCATGGATCTGCAATCGATGAAGTGATTGCGGATACCTTGAAGGATGAAAGCTGCAATATTGTGGATCACTATCTAACTCTCAGTGGTGCGGGTGTTGATATGGGGCACCCAGGGCCTTCGGGAGCAGATATGGCAGACGATTCGCCGCAGCATCAGCATCATGAGCTGCACGATTTGAAGGACTACAGTGCTGCGGTTTATCATAACAACAATGATAAGAGTGTGATCAATTTCAACCATCATCACCATAATCaccatcagcagcagcagcagaacgCACACAACAATGGCAACAGCAGTGGCGGCGAATCGCGTAGTCCTTCGGGCTATTCACACGATGAGCTGGACAGCAGTCTAACGAATTTGACTCAGTTGATCAACGTACCTCGCGCAAGTGATACCAGCACTTCAGCGGTGGTGGCAGTGGCGACGGCGGCTGCAGCAGCTTCGGCCAGTATGTACCAATCTTCACCGGTGCACGACCACACGGCGGCCGTAGCCCTGATGCAGCATGGGACCAGCATCTACGATACGCTGCATGGAGCGGGTATCCCTAGCAGGTGA